The following are from one region of the Prevotella communis genome:
- a CDS encoding CPBP family intramembrane glutamic endopeptidase yields MNLELKKPLTAIAYIVAFLAIQTVVQLIVLGAEMAIKGDTPQLDGIGFLIAMGSFSVITIALFAWLKWTPLKRTFIQSRPWMTLFWCFIASLGAIIPSVYFQEQMPEWSDSIKQYIEQTAQTMLQMMNTPGGYAVICLLAPVAEEMVFRGAALRTLLEWKPERRWLMITLSALLFALAHMNPAQFIHPFLIGLLLGWMYERTGSIIPGIIYHWANNTVAYLLARIYQDPEVRITDIFGSQSRALMAVGFSLLIFIPAIYQLNLWMKKH; encoded by the coding sequence ATGAATCTTGAACTTAAAAAACCCCTGACCGCCATTGCCTATATCGTTGCATTCCTGGCTATACAGACTGTAGTACAACTGATAGTACTGGGTGCAGAGATGGCCATCAAGGGCGATACACCTCAACTTGACGGTATCGGTTTCCTTATCGCCATGGGCAGTTTCTCCGTGATTACCATCGCACTCTTTGCCTGGCTGAAATGGACCCCACTGAAAAGAACCTTTATCCAGTCGCGCCCCTGGATGACCCTCTTCTGGTGCTTCATCGCCTCCCTGGGTGCCATTATCCCCTCCGTATACTTTCAGGAACAGATGCCTGAATGGTCAGATAGCATCAAGCAATACATAGAACAGACAGCCCAGACGATGCTCCAGATGATGAACACCCCTGGTGGCTATGCCGTTATCTGTCTGCTGGCCCCTGTCGCCGAGGAGATGGTGTTCCGTGGTGCTGCGCTTCGAACACTCCTGGAATGGAAGCCCGAGCGCCGCTGGCTCATGATAACCCTCTCTGCCCTACTCTTTGCCCTGGCCCACATGAATCCAGCCCAGTTTATCCATCCCTTCCTCATCGGTCTGCTCCTTGGCTGGATGTACGAGCGCACAGGCAGCATCATCCCAGGCATCATCTACCATTGGGCCAATAATACGGTAGCCTATCTGCTGGCACGCATCTACCAGGATCCCGAGGTGCGCATCACAGACATTTTCGGTTCCCAGTCGCGCGCCCTGATGGCCGTAGGATTCTCGCTGCTCATCTTCATCCCGGCCATCTACCAGTTGAACCTGTGGATGAAGAAGCACTAA